In Thermostichus vulcanus str. 'Rupite', a single genomic region encodes these proteins:
- a CDS encoding DUF3592 domain-containing protein — translation MISGELLFILLFFVLPLVIVGLTIFGFIQRMYHFQEILANGVETDALVVRRYRRSSSFGNRHRLVFEYRDVTGKVHRKDEAVFPSEYDRLHEGDTFRVVYSAKRPYICTTKEAVDQSRAAQAREAEK, via the coding sequence ATGATAAGTGGTGAACTCCTGTTCATTCTCCTGTTTTTCGTCCTTCCTCTCGTCATTGTCGGGTTGACAATCTTCGGTTTCATCCAGCGCATGTATCACTTCCAGGAAATCCTGGCGAACGGCGTTGAAACGGATGCTCTGGTTGTGCGCAGGTATCGCCGTTCATCCAGCTTTGGCAACCGTCATCGACTGGTCTTTGAGTATCGTGATGTCACCGGGAAAGTCCATCGGAAAGACGAAGCGGTCTTTCCTTCAGAGTACGATCGTTTGCACGAAGGCGATACCTTTCGTGTGGTGTACTCGGCAAAACGTCCCTACATCTGTACAACCAAAGAAGCTGTCGATCAGTCGCGTGCAGCGCAGGCGCGTGAAGCAGAAAAGTAA